A stretch of the Vigna radiata var. radiata cultivar VC1973A chromosome 7, Vradiata_ver6, whole genome shotgun sequence genome encodes the following:
- the LOC106766195 gene encoding uncharacterized protein LOC106766195: protein MSEVWHVLKKSLHCRSHSSEVHDPQAKRRDQRNKDERNKRESKNQLSHEIFLDRSSGEIKIFPCYPIEEPPHSPAKTKLTIVSSKTLCVDCDECVVFSKKKVPVKDSNDPPISTCHRECEDKMKSSNTVEEQGNFHLHSVIQLEREDSSSKIIEQICEGNFREKIECVLRVESKQETFAWYEECRELVRVKAESLEKEHPRCMVDGNELLRFHGTTLACSLASNASSSTLCSSDQCGVCQILKHGFYSNQELFHGALGVCTSSTSAKAIHSICSPNNKSVRRKCVMLCRVIAGRIHNPLQEIEEITDTGFDSLVKKMRDHSEIEELVVLNPRAVLPCFLVIYNL, encoded by the exons ATGTCAGAGGTTTGGCATGTTCTGAAGAAATCACTTCATTGCAGATCTCATTCATCAGAAGTTCATGATCCCCAGGCAAAAAGAAGAGATCAGAGAAATAAGGAtgagagaaataaaagagagtCAAAAAACCAACTTAGCCATGAAATTTTCCTAGATAGATCTAGTGGTGAGATTAAGATTTTTCCATGTTATCCTATAGAAGAGCCTCCTCATTCTCCTGCAAAAACCAAGCTAACTATAGTTTCATCAAAAACACTTTGTGTTGATTGTGATGAATGTGTTGTTTTCTCAAAGAAAAAGGTCCCAGTGAAAGATTCTAATGATCCCCCAATATCAACATGTCATCGTGAATGTGAAGACAAAATGAAATCTAGTAACACTGTTGAAGAACAGGGAAATTTCCATCTACATTCAG TGATCCAACTTGAGAGAGAAGATTCATCGAGTAAGATCATCGAACAAATATGCGAAGGTAACTTTAGGGAAAAGATTGAATGTGTTCTGAGAGTGGAGAGCAAGCAAGAAACGTTTGCATGGTATGAGGAATGCAGGGAATTGGTAAGGGTGAAAGCAGAAAGCCTAGAAAAGGAGCATCCGAGATGCATGGTTGATGGAAATGAACTACTCAGATTTCATGGCACAACACTTGCATGTTCCCTTGCTTCAAATGCTTCCTCTTCTACCCTTTGCAGTTCAGACCAATGTGGTGTCTGTCAAATTCTCAAGCATGGTTTTTACTCCAACCAAGAATTATTTCATGGTGCACTTGGGGTTTGCACCTCTTCTACCAGTGCAAAAGCTATTCATTCAATTTGCTCACCCAATAACAAATCTGTGAGGAGAAAATGTGTTATGCTTTGCAGAGTGATAGCTGGGAGAATCCATAATCCTCTACAAGAGATTGAGGAAATCACTGATACTGGGTTTGATTCTTTGGTAAAGAAAATGAGAGACCACTCAGAGATTGAAGAACTCGTTGTATTAAATCCTAGAGCTGTGCTCCCTTGCTTTTTGGTAATCTACAATCTTTGA